In Apodemus sylvaticus chromosome 8, mApoSyl1.1, whole genome shotgun sequence, one genomic interval encodes:
- the Cdh24 gene encoding cadherin-24 isoform X1 — MWGLVRLLLAWLGGWGCMGRLAAPVPAWAGPRGHSSPTLLRTRRSWVWNQFFVIEEYSGPEPVLIGKLHSDVDRGEGRTKYLLTGEGAGTVFVIDEATGNIHVTKSLDREEKAQYVLLAQAVDRASNRPLEPPSEFIIKVQDINDNPPVFPLGPYHATVPEMSNVGTSVIQVTAHDADDPSYGNSAKLVYTVLDGLPFFSVDPQTGVVRTAIPNMDRETQEEFLVVIQAKDMGGHMGGLSGSTTVTVTLSDVNDNPPKFPQSLYQFSVVETAGPGTLVGRLKAQDPDLGDNALTAYSILDGEGSEAFSISTDSQGQDGLLTVRKPLDFETRRSYTFRVEATNTLIDPAYLRRGPFKDVASVRVAVQDAPEPPAFTQATYHLVVPENKSPGTLVGQISASDLDSPASPIRYSILPHSDPERCFSIEPEDGTIRTAVRLDREARVWHNLTVLATELDSSAQSSRVQVAIQTLDENDNAPQLAEPYDIFVCDSAAPGQLIQVIRALDKDEAGNSSQVSLQGPVGPDANFTVRDNRDGSASLLLSSRPAPPRQAPYLIPIELWDWGQPALSSTATVTVSVCRCRPDGSMASCWPEAQLSPTGLSTGALLAIVTCMGTLLALVVLFVALRRQKQEALMVLEEEDVRENIITYDDEGGGEEDTEAFDITALQNPDGAAPAAAGPPVRRDVLPRTRAPRQPRPPGPSDVAQLLALRLREADEDPSVPPYDSVQVYGYEGRGSSCGSLSSLGSGSEAGGVPGPAEPLDDWGPLFRTLAELYGAKEPPAP; from the exons ATGTGGGGCCTTGTGAGGCTCCTGCTGGCCTGGCTGGGTGGCTGGGGCTGCATGGGGCGCCTGGCAGCTCCCGTCCCAGCCTGGGCAGGGCCCCGGGGACACTCGAGTCCTACACTGCTACGGACCCGGAGGAGCTGGGTCTGGAACCAGTTCTTTGTCATTGAGGAATATTCTGGTCCAGAGCCTGTCCTTATCGGCAAG CTGCACTCAGATGTTGACCGGGGTGAGGGCCGCACCAAGTACCTGCTGactggggagggggcaggcaCTGTATTTGTGATTGATGAGGCCACTGGCAATATCCATGTGACCAAGAGCCTGGACCGGGAAGAGAAGGCACAATACGTGCTGCTGGCCCAAGCTGTGGACCGTGCCTCTAACCGGCCCCTGGAACCCCCATCTGAGTTCATTATCAAAGTGCAAGACATCAACGACAATCCACCCGTGTTTCCCCTTGGGCCCTACCATGCCACCGTGCCTGAGATGTCTAACGTGG GGACGTCTGTAATCCAAGTGACGGCTCACGATGCTGATGACCCCAGCTATGGAAACAGTGCCAAGCTTGTATACACGGTGCTGGACGGACTGCCTTTCTTCTCTGTGGACCCCCAGACCG GAGTGGTTCGCACAGCCATCCCCAACATGGACCGGGAGACCCAAGAGGAGTTCTTGGTGGTGATTCAAGCCAAGGATATGGGTGGCCACATGGGGGGGCTGTCAGGCAGCACGACAGTAACAGTCACCCTCAGTGATGTCAATGACAACCCCCCCAAGTTCCCTCAGA GTCTATACCAGTTCTCAGTGGTGGAGACAGCTGGACCTGGAACCCTGGTGGGCCGGCTCAAGGCCCAGGACCCAGACCTAGGGGATAATGCCCTAACGGCATACAGCATCCTTGATGGGGAAGGATCAGAGGCCTTCAGCATCAGCACAGACTCCCAGGGTCAGGACGGGCTCCTTACTGTCCGGAAG CCCCTGGACTTCGAGACTCGTCGCTCTTACACTTTCCGTGTGGAAGCCACCAACACACTCATCGACCCAGCCTACCTACGGCGAGGTCCCTTCAAGGATGTGGCCTCGGTACGAGTGGCTGTGCAGGACGCTCCAGAGCCACCTGCCTTCACCCAGGCCACCTACCACCTGGTAGTGCCTGAGAACAAGAGCCCCGGCACCCTGGTGGGTCAGATCTCAGCCAGCGACCTGGACTCCCCAGCCAGCCCCATCAG ATACTCCATCCTCCCCCACTCGGACCCTGAGCGTTGCTTCTCCATTGAGCCCGAAGATGGCACTATCCGCACAGCAGTGCGCCTGGACCGCGAGGCTCGGGTCTGGCACAACCTCACCGTTCTGGCCACAGAATTGG ATAGTTCTGCACAGTCCTCCCGTGTGCAAGTGGCCATCCAGACCCTGGATGAAAACGACAACGCTCCCCAGCTGGCCGAGCCCTATGACATCTTTGTATGCGACTCTGCGGCCCCTGGCCAG TTGATTCAGGTCATCCGGGCTCTAGACAAAGATGAAGCTGGCAACAGTAGCCAAGTCTCCCTTCAAGGTCCTGTGGGCCCTGATGCCAACTTTACAGTCCGGGACAACAGAG ATGGCTCTGCCAGCCTGCTGCTGTCTtcccgccctgccccaccccgcCAGGCCCCCTACCTGATTCCCATAGAACTTTGGGATTGGGGACAACCAGCCCTGAGCAGCACAGCCACAGTGACTGTGAGTGTGTGCCGCTGCCGGCCCGATGGCTCCATGGCATCCTGCTGGCCTGAGGCTCAGCTCTCGCCCACCGGTCTCAGCACTGGAGCCCTGCTTGCCATTGTCACCTGCATGGGCACCCTTCTCG CCCTGGTGGTGCTCTTCGTGGCCCTGAGGCGGCAGAAGCAGGAAGCCTTGATGGTCCTGGAGGAGGAGGACGTCCGTGAGAACATCATCACCTACGATGACGAGGGTGGCGGAGAGGAGGACACCGAGGCCTTCGACATCACAGCCTTGCAGAACCCGGACGGGGCCGCTCCTGCTGCGGCCGGCCCGCCGGTGCGCCGCGACGTGCTGCCGCGGACCCGAGCGCCACGCCAGCCCAGGCCACCAGGTCCCTCCGATGTGGCGCAGCTGCTGGCGCTGCGGCTGCGGGAGGCGGACGAGGACCCCAGCGTGCCCCCGTACGACTCGGTGCAGGTGTACGGCTATGAGGGCCGGGGCTCGTCCTGCGGCTCGCTCAGCTCCCTGGGCTCAGGCAGCGAGGCTGGCGGTGTCCCCGGCCCCGCCGAGCCGCTGGACGACTGGGGTCCACTCTTCCGCACTCTGGCAGAGCTGTATGGGGCCAAGGAGCCCCCGGCCCCCTGA
- the Psmb11 gene encoding proteasome subunit beta type-11 produces the protein MALQDVCKWQAPDTHGPSVRLPQASGWAVPRGCNPQTFLQTHGPRLAHGTTTLAFRFRHGVIAAADTRSSCGSYVACPASRKVIPVHQHLLGTTSGTSADCATWYRVLRRELRLRELREGRLPSVAGTAKLLSAMMSRYRGLDLCVATALCGWDHSGPALFYVYSDGTCLQGDVFSVGSGSPYAYGVLDRSYRYDMTIQEAYTLARCAVAHATHRDAYSGGSVDLFHVRESGWEYVSRTDACVLYRELREAGALEQEQEQEAKATEVHPEAATPQHARDSGEEVTPEDCKIIVKTETM, from the coding sequence ATGGCTCTTCAGGACGTGTGCAAGTGGCAGGCCCCCGACACTCACGGACCATCCGTTCGCTTGCCTCAGGCCAGTGGCTGGGCTGTACCCCGGGGCTGCAACCCTCAAACCTTCCTGCAGACCCATGGTCCCAGGCTGGCTCACGGCACCACCACTCTGGCTTTTCGCTTCCGTCATGGTGTCATCGCTGCGGCTGATACGCGTTCCTCCTGCGGCAGCTATGTGGCATGTCCAGCCTCACGGAAGGTCATTCCTGTGCACCAGCATCTCCTGGGTACCACCTCTGGAACCTCTGCTGACTGTGCCACGTGGTACCGCGTGCTACGCCGGGAGCTGCGGCTTCGGGAACTGAGGGAAGGCCGGCTGCCCAGTGTGGCAGGCACAGCCAAACTCTTGTCAGCTATGATGTCCCGCTATCGCGGTCTGGATCTATGTGTGGCCACCGCCCTGTGTGGCTGGGACCACTCTGGCCCCGCTCTCTTCTATGTCTACAGTGATGGCACCTGTCTGCAGGGGGATGTCTTCTCCGTGGGCTCCGGATCTCCCTATGCCTACGGCGTGCTCGACCGCAGCTACCGCTACGACATGACCATCCAGGAAGCCTACACCCTGGCCCGCTGTGCTGTGGCCCATGCCACCCACCGTGACGCGTATTCAGGGGGCTCAGTGGACCTTTTCCACGTGCGGGAGAGTGGATGGGAGTATGTATCCCGCACTGATGCCTGCGTGCTGTATAGGGAACTGCGGGAAGCCGGGGCcttggagcaggagcaggagcaggaggcgaAAGCTACTGAAGTCCATCCTGAGGCCGCCACGCCACAACATGCTCGAGACAGTGGAGAGGAGGTGACACCAGAAGACTGCAAGATAATAGTGAAGACGGAAACAATGTAA
- the Cdh24 gene encoding cadherin-24 isoform X2: MWGLVRLLLAWLGGWGCMGRLAAPVPAWAGPRGHSSPTLLRTRRSWVWNQFFVIEEYSGPEPVLIGKSLDREEKAQYVLLAQAVDRASNRPLEPPSEFIIKVQDINDNPPVFPLGPYHATVPEMSNVGTSVIQVTAHDADDPSYGNSAKLVYTVLDGLPFFSVDPQTGVVRTAIPNMDRETQEEFLVVIQAKDMGGHMGGLSGSTTVTVTLSDVNDNPPKFPQSLYQFSVVETAGPGTLVGRLKAQDPDLGDNALTAYSILDGEGSEAFSISTDSQGQDGLLTVRKPLDFETRRSYTFRVEATNTLIDPAYLRRGPFKDVASVRVAVQDAPEPPAFTQATYHLVVPENKSPGTLVGQISASDLDSPASPIRYSILPHSDPERCFSIEPEDGTIRTAVRLDREARVWHNLTVLATELDSSAQSSRVQVAIQTLDENDNAPQLAEPYDIFVCDSAAPGQLIQVIRALDKDEAGNSSQVSLQGPVGPDANFTVRDNRDGSASLLLSSRPAPPRQAPYLIPIELWDWGQPALSSTATVTVSVCRCRPDGSMASCWPEAQLSPTGLSTGALLAIVTCMGTLLALVVLFVALRRQKQEALMVLEEEDVRENIITYDDEGGGEEDTEAFDITALQNPDGAAPAAAGPPVRRDVLPRTRAPRQPRPPGPSDVAQLLALRLREADEDPSVPPYDSVQVYGYEGRGSSCGSLSSLGSGSEAGGVPGPAEPLDDWGPLFRTLAELYGAKEPPAP, encoded by the exons ATGTGGGGCCTTGTGAGGCTCCTGCTGGCCTGGCTGGGTGGCTGGGGCTGCATGGGGCGCCTGGCAGCTCCCGTCCCAGCCTGGGCAGGGCCCCGGGGACACTCGAGTCCTACACTGCTACGGACCCGGAGGAGCTGGGTCTGGAACCAGTTCTTTGTCATTGAGGAATATTCTGGTCCAGAGCCTGTCCTTATCGGCAAG AGCCTGGACCGGGAAGAGAAGGCACAATACGTGCTGCTGGCCCAAGCTGTGGACCGTGCCTCTAACCGGCCCCTGGAACCCCCATCTGAGTTCATTATCAAAGTGCAAGACATCAACGACAATCCACCCGTGTTTCCCCTTGGGCCCTACCATGCCACCGTGCCTGAGATGTCTAACGTGG GGACGTCTGTAATCCAAGTGACGGCTCACGATGCTGATGACCCCAGCTATGGAAACAGTGCCAAGCTTGTATACACGGTGCTGGACGGACTGCCTTTCTTCTCTGTGGACCCCCAGACCG GAGTGGTTCGCACAGCCATCCCCAACATGGACCGGGAGACCCAAGAGGAGTTCTTGGTGGTGATTCAAGCCAAGGATATGGGTGGCCACATGGGGGGGCTGTCAGGCAGCACGACAGTAACAGTCACCCTCAGTGATGTCAATGACAACCCCCCCAAGTTCCCTCAGA GTCTATACCAGTTCTCAGTGGTGGAGACAGCTGGACCTGGAACCCTGGTGGGCCGGCTCAAGGCCCAGGACCCAGACCTAGGGGATAATGCCCTAACGGCATACAGCATCCTTGATGGGGAAGGATCAGAGGCCTTCAGCATCAGCACAGACTCCCAGGGTCAGGACGGGCTCCTTACTGTCCGGAAG CCCCTGGACTTCGAGACTCGTCGCTCTTACACTTTCCGTGTGGAAGCCACCAACACACTCATCGACCCAGCCTACCTACGGCGAGGTCCCTTCAAGGATGTGGCCTCGGTACGAGTGGCTGTGCAGGACGCTCCAGAGCCACCTGCCTTCACCCAGGCCACCTACCACCTGGTAGTGCCTGAGAACAAGAGCCCCGGCACCCTGGTGGGTCAGATCTCAGCCAGCGACCTGGACTCCCCAGCCAGCCCCATCAG ATACTCCATCCTCCCCCACTCGGACCCTGAGCGTTGCTTCTCCATTGAGCCCGAAGATGGCACTATCCGCACAGCAGTGCGCCTGGACCGCGAGGCTCGGGTCTGGCACAACCTCACCGTTCTGGCCACAGAATTGG ATAGTTCTGCACAGTCCTCCCGTGTGCAAGTGGCCATCCAGACCCTGGATGAAAACGACAACGCTCCCCAGCTGGCCGAGCCCTATGACATCTTTGTATGCGACTCTGCGGCCCCTGGCCAG TTGATTCAGGTCATCCGGGCTCTAGACAAAGATGAAGCTGGCAACAGTAGCCAAGTCTCCCTTCAAGGTCCTGTGGGCCCTGATGCCAACTTTACAGTCCGGGACAACAGAG ATGGCTCTGCCAGCCTGCTGCTGTCTtcccgccctgccccaccccgcCAGGCCCCCTACCTGATTCCCATAGAACTTTGGGATTGGGGACAACCAGCCCTGAGCAGCACAGCCACAGTGACTGTGAGTGTGTGCCGCTGCCGGCCCGATGGCTCCATGGCATCCTGCTGGCCTGAGGCTCAGCTCTCGCCCACCGGTCTCAGCACTGGAGCCCTGCTTGCCATTGTCACCTGCATGGGCACCCTTCTCG CCCTGGTGGTGCTCTTCGTGGCCCTGAGGCGGCAGAAGCAGGAAGCCTTGATGGTCCTGGAGGAGGAGGACGTCCGTGAGAACATCATCACCTACGATGACGAGGGTGGCGGAGAGGAGGACACCGAGGCCTTCGACATCACAGCCTTGCAGAACCCGGACGGGGCCGCTCCTGCTGCGGCCGGCCCGCCGGTGCGCCGCGACGTGCTGCCGCGGACCCGAGCGCCACGCCAGCCCAGGCCACCAGGTCCCTCCGATGTGGCGCAGCTGCTGGCGCTGCGGCTGCGGGAGGCGGACGAGGACCCCAGCGTGCCCCCGTACGACTCGGTGCAGGTGTACGGCTATGAGGGCCGGGGCTCGTCCTGCGGCTCGCTCAGCTCCCTGGGCTCAGGCAGCGAGGCTGGCGGTGTCCCCGGCCCCGCCGAGCCGCTGGACGACTGGGGTCCACTCTTCCGCACTCTGGCAGAGCTGTATGGGGCCAAGGAGCCCCCGGCCCCCTGA